GTGGCTCTGGTGTCCGTGCTGCTGGCTATGGTGGTCTGCACGGTTCTGGGCGTGGTCATCGAGGGGCTGGCTTACCGCCCCCTGCGCCAGGCCGGCAGCCTGGCGGTGCTGATCACCGCCATCGGCGTCAGCTACTTCCTGCAGAACGCAGCGCAGCTGCTGTTCGGCGCGAATCCCAAGAACTTCACCCCCGTGGTCAGCGGCCAGCTGACGCTGTTTGACGGACAGCTTCGGATCTCCTATGTGGCGCTGCTGACCATCACGGCCTGCGTGGTCATCATGCTGGGGCTGACCGCCTTCACTGGAAAGAGCAAGATGGGCAAGGCCATGCGGGCCTGCTCGGAGGACCGGGGCGCAGCCCAGCTGATGGGCATCAACGTCAACGCCACCATCTCTATGACCTTTGCCATCGGTTCCGCCCTGGCGGCCATCGCCGGGGTATTGCTGTGCTCTTACTCTCCGGTGCTCCAGCCCACCACCGGCTCCATGCCCGGCATCAAAGCCTTCACCGCTGCGGTGTTCGGCGGTATCGGCTCCATCCCCGGCGCCTTCCTGGGCGGACTGCTGCTGGGCGTCATTGAGGCCATGGCGCAGGCCTATATCTCCACGCAGTTGTCCAACACGATCCTGTTCGCCGTGCTGATCGTGGTGCTGCTGGTCAAACCGTCCGGCCTGCTGGGCAAGTATGTGCCTGAGAAAGTGTGAGGTGGCGGTATGAAAGGCTATTTCAAAAACATGAAAACCATCACCAAGGTGGACTTCGCCACCTATCTGGGCGTGATCCTAGCCTTTATTGTGGTGTCGGTCTGCCAGGCCCAGGGACTGGTGAACCGTTCTCTGGGCGGTATGCTGGTTCCCATCTGCTGCTACGTGTGCATGTCCATCTCCCTGAACCTGACCGTCGGCATTCTGGGAGAGCTGTCTCTGGGCCATGCCGGCTTCATGAGCGTGGGCGCCTTCTCCGGCATCATTGCCGCCATGAGCCTGCAATCTGCTGTCCCAAATGATCTGGTGCGGATGATCGTCGCCCTGGTGGTGGGCGCCTTCTTTGCCGCCATCGTGGGCTTCATCGTCGGGATTCCGGTGCTGCGGCTCCGGGGGGACTACCTGGCCATTGTCACCCTGGCCTTCGGCGAGATCATCAAGGATCTGATCAACTGCCTTCTGGTGGGCTGGGATGAGAACGGCCTGCACATCGCCCTGAACGTGGACGGCACCAAGAGCATGTCCTCTCTCGGCCTCAGCGAAAACGGCATCGAAATCATCAAGGGCGCCCAGGGCGCCACGGGCAACGCCCGCATCGCCACCTTTGCTATGGGCTTTGCACTGGTGATGATTACCCTGGTGGTGGTGCTGAATCTGGTCCGCAGCCGGACCGGCCGGGCTATCATGGCCATCCGGGACAACCGGATCGCCGCCGAGAGCGTAGGCATCAACGTCACCAAGTACAAGCTGATTGCCTTCGTCACCTCTGCCTCCCTGGCAGGTGCCGCCGGTGCCCTGTTCGGCCTGAACTACTCCAATGTCACTGCCGTACAGTTCGACTTCAACACCTCCATTCTGGTGCTGGTGTATGTGGTGCTGGGCGGTCTGGGCAACATCTGGGGCTCCATCGTGGCAACAGTTGTCCTGTATGTGCTGCCGGAGGCCCTGCGGCAGTTCTCTGACTATCGGATGCTGGTGTACGCCATTGTGCTGATTCTGGTGATGCTGGCCACCAACAACCCGCAGGTGCGGACGCTGATTAGCCGGATCATTCCCAGAAGAAAGGGGGCAGCCCTCGATGAGTAAGAAATTTGAAAAGGGCAAGATGGTCCCTGTTCCCAGCCATGCCATCATTCCGGAGCGGGACATCGACAAATCCCCCATTCTGGAGTGCAGCCACCTGGGCATCGACTTCGGCGGCCTGCGGGCGGTGAATGACTTCAACCTCACCATCGGCCGGACGGAGATCGCCGGCCTCATCGGCCCCAACGGCGCCGGCAAAACCACCATCTTCAACCTGCTGACCAAGGTCTATCAGCCCACCCGGGGCACCATCCTGCTGGATGGACTGGATACCTCCGGCAAGACCACAGCTCAGATCAACCGCATGGGCATTGCCCGGACCTTCCAGAACATCCGCCTGTTCAACAACCTCTCCGTGGAGGACAATGTGAAGATCGGTCTCCACAATCAGGAGCGCTACTCCGCCATCACCGGCGTTCTGCGCCTGCCCTGGTACTGGAGCCGGGAAAAGGCCGCTCATGAGCGGGCACTGGAACTGCTGTCCCTCTTCGGGATGGCGGACTTGGCGGACCATCAGGCCGGTTCCCTTCCCTACGGCGCCCAGCGCCGGCTGGAGATTGTCCGGGCCCTGGCCACCAATCCCTCTCTTCTATTGCTGGATGAGCCCGCCGCGGGCATGAATCCCTCTGAGACGGCGGAGCTGATGGAGAATATCGTCAAGATCCGGGACACGTTCCAGATCGCCGTCATGCTGATCGAGCACGACATGAAGTTGGTCATGAGCATCTGCGAGGGCATCTGCGTCCTGAACTTCGGGCAGGTCATCGCCAAGGGCACCGCCGAAGAGATTCAATCCAACCCCGCCGTCATTGAGGCATATCTCGGTAAACAGAAGGAGGCGTGACCATGGAACCGATTCTGAAAGTCAGCGACATCAACGTCTACTACGGCGCCATACACGCCATCAAGGGCGTCTCTTTCGAGGTAAATCCCGGAGAGGTCGTCACCCTGATCGGCGCCAACGGCGCCGGCAAATCCACCACGCTGCAGACTGTCTCCGGCCTGCTCCACTCCCGCACCGGCTCCATCGAATTTCTGGGGGAGAACCTGATGGGCGTCCCAGCCCACAAGGTCGTGGCCAAGGGACTCGCCCAGGTGCCGGAGGGGCGGCGGGTCTTCCTGCAGATGACCGTAGAGGAGAATCTGGAAATGGGCGCCTATACCCGGTCCGGCGGCGACATCGACGCGGATCTGGAAAAGGTCTACGCCTATTTCCCCCGGCTGATGGAGCGGCGGCGGCAGATCGCTGGCACCCTCTCCGGCGGCGAACAGCAGATGCTGGCCATGGGCCGGGCGCTGATGAGCCGTCCCAAGCTGCTGATGCTGGATGAGCCCTCCATGGGCCTGGCACCCATTCTGGTTGAGCAGATCTTCAAGATCATCCAAACCCTCCATGAGGCGGGCACCACCATTCTGCTGGTGGAGCAGAATGCCCAGGCAGCCCTGAGTATCGCCGACCGTGGCTATGTGCTGGAGACCGGAAAAATCGTCACCTCCGGCACCGGAACGGAGCTGTTGGCCTCCCCGGAAATCAAAAAAGCCTATCTGGGCGGCTGAAGTCTCAGAAAAAGGAGAGCGTGTGCTCTCCTTTTTTCTTTGCAATCTGCCGGGCATGTGGTATACTGCTGTCATGACGGAAAGGAGGGATCCCATGCGCGCGGAAGAACGGCGGCAGGCCATTCGGGAGCTTCTGCAGCGGGCAAAGCAGCCTGTCAGCGCAACGGCCCTGGCGGCTCAATTCTCCGTCAGCCGACAGATCATCGTGGGGGATATTGCCCTGCTGCGGGCGGCTGGAGCAGACATCTCCGCTACGCCCCGGGGCTACGTGATCCTGCGAGAGACGGGAGGTCTGGTGCGGCAGGTGGCCGTCCAGCACGATGCCGCTGGTATGGGAGAGGAGCTAAACGCTATGGTGGACCAGGGCTGCACGGTACTGGATGTCATTGTGGACCACCCCATTTACGGGCAGCTGACCGGCCCTCTGCAGCTCTCCAACCGCTATGATGTGGGGCAGTTCCTCTCCCGCTGTGCGCAGTCCGACGCCCGCCCGCTGTCGGAACTGACGGAGGGGATCCATCTCCACACTCTCTCCTGTCCGGATGAGGCGGCATTCGGCCGGGTGTGCCGGGAGCTGCGGCGGCTGGGCGTCTTGCTGGAAGGTTGAACATGTAAAAAAGCAGTTGACAGGAACCGGGATTTTGTGTATGATACGGTTTGCAGGTGTCAAGACACCTGTAAACCGTATTTTTTGATTCTACATAAAGCAGGTGTCTCCCATGGAACAGGTCAAAGGCTTTCTGAAGCGCAAAAACATTGTGATCTCCGCCAAGCGGTACGGCATTGACGCCCTGGGCGCCATGGCTCAGGGACTCTTCTGTTCCCTGCTGATCGGCACGATCCTCAACACCATCGGCACCCAGTTCCACATTGGCTTTCTCACCGCCCAGGTCATCACCATCAATGGCGTGGGGTATACCATCGGTGGACTGGCGTCGTTCATGAGCGGGTCCGCTATGGCGGTGGCCATCGGCTACGCTCTCCAGGCGCCGCCTATGGTGCTGTTCTCCCTGGTGACGGTGGGCTATGCCTGCAACGCCCTGGGCGGGGCGGGCGGACCGCTGGCCGTGCTGTTCGTGGCTATCATCGCCGCTGAGGTGGGCAAGGCCATCAGCAAGGAGACGAAGGTGGACATCCTGGTGACGCCCATCGTCACCATCCTTGTGGGCGTGGGAGCGGCCTGGATCATTGCGCCCCCCATCGGCGGAGCAGCCAGCGCCTTTGGCCAGCTGATTATGCGGACCACGGAGCTGCAGCCCTTCTTCATGGGCGTTCTGGTGTCCGTGCTGGTGGGCATCGCCCTGACGCTGCCCATCTCCTCCGCCGCCATCTGCTCCGTGCTGGGACTGACCGGACTGGCAGGCGGCGCCGCCGTAGCGGGCTGCTGCGCCAACATGGTGGGGTTCGCCGTCCTCTCCTTCCGGGAAAACCGCTGGGGCGGACTGGTGAGCCAGGGCATCGGCACCTCCATGCTGCAGATGCCCAACATCGTGAAGAACCCCCGCATCTGGCTCCCTGCCATCCTCACCTCCGCTGTCACCGGACCCCTGGCCACCTGCTTTTTCAAGCTGGAGATGAACGGAGACCCCATCAACTCCGGCATGGGCACCTGCGGCCTGTGCGGCCAGCTGGGGGTCTGGACCGGCTGGGTCAATCCCAGTGACGCGGCTCTGGCCAATGGGGCCGCCGCCATGGCCCCCACCGCCTTTGACTGGGTGGGACTGATCCTGATCTCCTTCGTCCTCCCCGCTGTCCTCACCTGGGCCTTCGGGCTGTTCTTCCGGAAGATCGGCTGGATCAAGCCGGGGGATCTGACCCTGCCGCAGTAGGTAAAATGCCCGGACCGCGATGCGGTCCGGGTAATTTTATTTGTTCAGGCCAAGGAACACGAGACAGCCAGTCAAGAACCACGGGCTGTATCGCATAAGTGTATAGTAGTTCATATTTTTGATCCAATCAACAAACCCAGGAATATTTGCTAAAAAATGAATCTATGCCCAAAACAATAAATCACAAATATTAGATAATACCCAATGGCAACAGCGCCAAATATCAAAGCCATCATCCGAAGCCGCTTGGATGGCAGGCGGAGGTCGACAACCAATGCCGTACCGGACATCAAAAGGCCTCCAGCCGCCAGAGCAGCAGCTGACGGCACAGTCAAAGCGTACCATACCCACGGCATAAGGTCATATGTTTCCCAGCAAATCTGCTGCACAAAGGGCCTTAATACTGTTTCCAGCACGCAGAATATGAATAACACCGCTACACAGATGGCTGCCAAAGCTGCATACTTCCGTTGACCGCGTCGATAACTTTCCTCTCGCCCCGGGCCGTAGATCAGCTCCCGGACGTCGGCGTTCAGCGCCTCCGCCAAGGTGGTCAGGGTCTCGATATCCGGCTGGGTCTTTCCGGTCTCCCAGGAGGACACCGCCTGCCGGGTCACATGGAGCCGCTCCGCCAGGGCGTCCTGGGTCAGCTTCTCCCGCTGGCGCAGCTGCTTCAGATTTTTTCCCACCGCGTTCACAACCTCGCCTCCTGCTGCCAGCGTACCACAGTCCCGGCGCTTTGTCACGCAACAAAGTGTTGCGCGCCCTGCAAGGGCTTGCGGCGGACCGCGGGATATGGTATCGTTAGGATATCCGAGATCAAAAACAGGAGGAACTGTCATGGAATACCGGAAATTTGGGGACGCCTACATCGTCCGCCTGGACCGGGACGAGGAGATCCTGGCCCAGCTGAAGATCTTCGCAGAAAAGGAACAGGTCAAACTGGCCTCTGTCACCGGCCTGGGGCTGTGAAGGACTTCACCGTAGGAGTGTTCGACTCCAGCGCCAAGGCTTACAAGTCCAACCGCTTCCAGGGGGTCTATGAGATCGTCTCTCTGGTGGGGACCATCAACACGATGAACGACGCGTTTTACTGCCATCTCCACATGTGCGCCGCCGACCAGGAGGGCCACGCTTTCGGCGGGCATCTGAACGAGGCCGTCATCAGCGCCACCTGCGAGCTAGTGGTCACCTGCCTGCCCGGAGAGACGAACCGGGTATTCAGCGACGAGGTGGGACTGAATCTGATCTCCTTCTGAAATCCGCGGAAAAGAGGCTGAGGAGTATTCCTCAGCCTCTTTTCCGCTTTTGGGGGACGCTGTCCTCACCCGAAGGCCCCTGCCGCGTGGTCCCGCAGAGGCAGCTCCTGGAAAATGGATGCCTCCACCGCCTCGTACTCCCCCGGCGTCCGAAGGCGGCGCATTTTCTTGTCATGGCGTTCGCCGCCCTCGAACAGGTGGATCAGGAAGAACCAGACCTCCTTCATCCGCTGGGCCGCCGGGCCCACCTGGCCATAGAAGTCCTGGTAGGACTGATACAGCGTCCGGGTGAAGGTCTGGAGCTCCTGCCGGGTGGTGGGGACGCCGCCCCGGAGCTTCCGCAGCAGGGCCGGGTCCGCGATGGCCCCTCGGCCGATCATCACCGCGTCGATGGCAGGAAAGTCCACCGCAAAGACTGTGCAGTCCTCCACGGTCACCAGATCCCCGTTGTAGCACAGGGGATTCCGGCTGCGCTCCGCCGCCCAGGCGAACCAGTCCCGGTGCACGGTCCCCTTGTAGAACTGCTTCTGCACCCGGGGGTGGATGGTGAGGCAGGCGATGGGATAACGGTTGTAAATGTCCAGCAGCCGCTCGAACTCCTCCGGCTCCTTCACCCCCAGCCGGGTCTTGATGGACACCGGCAGCTTCACGGCGGCGAATACCTCGTCAAAGAACCGCTCCAGCTCCTCCGGCTTTGCCAGAAAGCCCGCACCCTTGCCCTTGGCGGTGACGGTGCCAGAGGGACAGCCCAGGTTCAGATTCACCTCCGTATAGCCCATGTCTGCCACGATCTCCGCCGCCCACAGAAAGTCCGGTGCCCGGCAGGTCATCACCTGGGGCACCACAGGAAGCCCTGCGTTGGCCGCCGGGTCCAGCTCCCGTTGATCCCGCTTGGTCAGGATATGCTGATCCGTAGGGGAGAAAAACGGGATGAAATACCGGTCCGCCCCGCCGAACATCCGGTGGTACACCTGCCGGAACACCACCTTGGTGATACCATCCAGCGGGGCGAAGTCGTACCGCTGGATCATCCCAGTGCCGTCTCCCACTCCGCCTGGCGGAAGCCGGTGCGGACGAAGTCCTCCCCCACCAGAATGGGCCGCTTTACCAGCATCCCGTCGGTGGCCAGCAGGGCCAGCTGCTCCTCCTCGCTCATCTCCGGCAGCTTGTCCTTCAGGCCCAGAGCCTTGTACTGGAGGCCGCTGGTGTTGAAGAACTTCTTCAGGGGCATTCCGCTCTTCTCCCACCAGCCCCGCAGCTCCTCCGCCGTAGGATTTTCCAGCTTAATATCCCGGGCCTCGTAAGAGACGCCCCGCTCGTCCAGAAAGGCTTTCGCCTTCTGGCAGGTGGTGCACTTGGGGTACCACAAAAACAACATGATGCTCTCTCCTTCTTTTGATCTGTCTGCTCAGTAGCTGCTGATCTCCAGGCTCTCGTCGTCCCGGCCCTTCTCGATGGCCCGGATCTCCACCCAGTATTTCACCTCCGGACTCACCTCCACCTGGATCCGGTCTCCCACCTGACGGCCCAGCAGAGCCTTTCCCACAGGGGACTCCTTGCTGATGAGGCCCTTTAAGGCATCCTGCCGCAAGGTGGTGACGATCTGCAGCGTCATCTCCTGCTTCGCCAGCTCGTTGTAGATCGTGACCTTGTCGAACAA
This DNA window, taken from Dysosmobacter welbionis, encodes the following:
- a CDS encoding branched-chain amino acid ABC transporter permease, with protein sequence MEFLSYLITGISLGSIYAIIALGYTMVYGIAKMLNFAHGDVIMVGAYVSFYVTMFAGSNLLGEDPSALTTGAVALVSVLLAMVVCTVLGVVIEGLAYRPLRQAGSLAVLITAIGVSYFLQNAAQLLFGANPKNFTPVVSGQLTLFDGQLRISYVALLTITACVVIMLGLTAFTGKSKMGKAMRACSEDRGAAQLMGINVNATISMTFAIGSALAAIAGVLLCSYSPVLQPTTGSMPGIKAFTAAVFGGIGSIPGAFLGGLLLGVIEAMAQAYISTQLSNTILFAVLIVVLLVKPSGLLGKYVPEKV
- a CDS encoding branched-chain amino acid ABC transporter permease; amino-acid sequence: MKGYFKNMKTITKVDFATYLGVILAFIVVSVCQAQGLVNRSLGGMLVPICCYVCMSISLNLTVGILGELSLGHAGFMSVGAFSGIIAAMSLQSAVPNDLVRMIVALVVGAFFAAIVGFIVGIPVLRLRGDYLAIVTLAFGEIIKDLINCLLVGWDENGLHIALNVDGTKSMSSLGLSENGIEIIKGAQGATGNARIATFAMGFALVMITLVVVLNLVRSRTGRAIMAIRDNRIAAESVGINVTKYKLIAFVTSASLAGAAGALFGLNYSNVTAVQFDFNTSILVLVYVVLGGLGNIWGSIVATVVLYVLPEALRQFSDYRMLVYAIVLILVMLATNNPQVRTLISRIIPRRKGAALDE
- a CDS encoding ABC transporter ATP-binding protein, which translates into the protein MVPVPSHAIIPERDIDKSPILECSHLGIDFGGLRAVNDFNLTIGRTEIAGLIGPNGAGKTTIFNLLTKVYQPTRGTILLDGLDTSGKTTAQINRMGIARTFQNIRLFNNLSVEDNVKIGLHNQERYSAITGVLRLPWYWSREKAAHERALELLSLFGMADLADHQAGSLPYGAQRRLEIVRALATNPSLLLLDEPAAGMNPSETAELMENIVKIRDTFQIAVMLIEHDMKLVMSICEGICVLNFGQVIAKGTAEEIQSNPAVIEAYLGKQKEA
- a CDS encoding ABC transporter ATP-binding protein, with protein sequence MLKVSDINVYYGAIHAIKGVSFEVNPGEVVTLIGANGAGKSTTLQTVSGLLHSRTGSIEFLGENLMGVPAHKVVAKGLAQVPEGRRVFLQMTVEENLEMGAYTRSGGDIDADLEKVYAYFPRLMERRRQIAGTLSGGEQQMLAMGRALMSRPKLLMLDEPSMGLAPILVEQIFKIIQTLHEAGTTILLVEQNAQAALSIADRGYVLETGKIVTSGTGTELLASPEIKKAYLGG
- a CDS encoding transcription repressor NadR, with translation MRAEERRQAIRELLQRAKQPVSATALAAQFSVSRQIIVGDIALLRAAGADISATPRGYVILRETGGLVRQVAVQHDAAGMGEELNAMVDQGCTVLDVIVDHPIYGQLTGPLQLSNRYDVGQFLSRCAQSDARPLSELTEGIHLHTLSCPDEAAFGRVCRELRRLGVLLEG
- a CDS encoding PTS transporter subunit IIC, producing MEQVKGFLKRKNIVISAKRYGIDALGAMAQGLFCSLLIGTILNTIGTQFHIGFLTAQVITINGVGYTIGGLASFMSGSAMAVAIGYALQAPPMVLFSLVTVGYACNALGGAGGPLAVLFVAIIAAEVGKAISKETKVDILVTPIVTILVGVGAAWIIAPPIGGAASAFGQLIMRTTELQPFFMGVLVSVLVGIALTLPISSAAICSVLGLTGLAGGAAVAGCCANMVGFAVLSFRENRWGGLVSQGIGTSMLQMPNIVKNPRIWLPAILTSAVTGPLATCFFKLEMNGDPINSGMGTCGLCGQLGVWTGWVNPSDAALANGAAAMAPTAFDWVGLILISFVLPAVLTWAFGLFFRKIGWIKPGDLTLPQ
- a CDS encoding helix-turn-helix domain-containing protein; amino-acid sequence: MNAVGKNLKQLRQREKLTQDALAERLHVTRQAVSSWETGKTQPDIETLTTLAEALNADVRELIYGPGREESYRRGQRKYAALAAICVAVLFIFCVLETVLRPFVQQICWETYDLMPWVWYALTVPSAAALAAGGLLMSGTALVVDLRLPSKRLRMMALIFGAVAIGYYLIFVIYCFGHRFIF
- a CDS encoding PPC domain-containing DNA-binding protein, which produces MKDFTVGVFDSSAKAYKSNRFQGVYEIVSLVGTINTMNDAFYCHLHMCAADQEGHAFGGHLNEAVISATCELVVTCLPGETNRVFSDEVGLNLISF
- a CDS encoding tRNA dihydrouridine synthase encodes the protein MGDGTGMIQRYDFAPLDGITKVVFRQVYHRMFGGADRYFIPFFSPTDQHILTKRDQRELDPAANAGLPVVPQVMTCRAPDFLWAAEIVADMGYTEVNLNLGCPSGTVTAKGKGAGFLAKPEELERFFDEVFAAVKLPVSIKTRLGVKEPEEFERLLDIYNRYPIACLTIHPRVQKQFYKGTVHRDWFAWAAERSRNPLCYNGDLVTVEDCTVFAVDFPAIDAVMIGRGAIADPALLRKLRGGVPTTRQELQTFTRTLYQSYQDFYGQVGPAAQRMKEVWFFLIHLFEGGERHDKKMRRLRTPGEYEAVEASIFQELPLRDHAAGAFG
- a CDS encoding arsenate reductase family protein, which produces MLFLWYPKCTTCQKAKAFLDERGVSYEARDIKLENPTAEELRGWWEKSGMPLKKFFNTSGLQYKALGLKDKLPEMSEEEQLALLATDGMLVKRPILVGEDFVRTGFRQAEWETALG
- a CDS encoding GreA/GreB family elongation factor — its product is MYDELTEVDIKKMQEEINYRTRVLRPQLIEEVQTARAFGDLSENYEYKCAKQAKNRNDSRIRYLERMIRTAKVIEVKDQGDRAGLFDKVTIYNELAKQEMTLQIVTTLRQDALKGLISKESPVGKALLGRQVGDRIQVEVSPEVKYWVEIRAIEKGRDDESLEISSY